A window from Drosophila miranda strain MSH22 chromosome Y unlocalized genomic scaffold, D.miranda_PacBio2.1 Contig_Y2_pilon, whole genome shotgun sequence encodes these proteins:
- the LOC117193893 gene encoding peptidyl-prolyl cis-trans isomerase-like 3, producing MLQNEHQTLIDFIDEIDSVTLHTDVGDIKIELFCDACPKASENFLALCASDYYSGCVFIRNIKGFIFQTGDEQVSPAPLLFLQHTDRGMVSMANNGPNANASQFFITYAVQPNLDLKYTLFARVIDGFDALDELEKLPVNPKNYRPHVDKKINGVTIHVNPLAT from the exons ATGCTGCAGAACGAGCA ccaaacactaattgacttcatcgacgaaattgat TCCGTGACGCTACATACCGACGTGGGCGACATCAAAATAGAGCTCTTTTGTGATGCTTGCCCAAAAGCCTCCGAGAATTTCCTCGCCCTGTGTGCGAGCGACTACTACAGCGGCTGTGTCTTCATTCGAAATATAAAGGGATTCATTTTTCAGACCGGCGATGAACAGGTCTCACCGGCtccgttgttgtttttgcagCACACTGACCGCGGAATGGTTTCAATGGCCAACAATGGGCCGAACGCCAATGCCAGCCAGTTCTTTATCACGTACGCCGTCCAGCCGAACCTCGACCTGAAGTACACGCTGTTTGCTCGCGTTATCGACGGATTTGATGCCCTGGATGAGCTGGAGAAGCTGCCGGTTAACCCCAAGAACTACCGGCCGCACGTAGACAAGAAGATCAACGGCGTAACCATACACGTCAACCCCCTGGCGACGTAA